The proteins below come from a single Notamacropus eugenii isolate mMacEug1 chromosome 7, mMacEug1.pri_v2, whole genome shotgun sequence genomic window:
- the CHRM5 gene encoding muscarinic acetylcholine receptor M5, translated as MEEDPYPNETIANGTPVNHQPLSRHSLWEVITIATVTAIVSLGTIVGNILVMLSFKVNSQLKTVNNYYLLSLAFADLIIGIFSMNLYTTYILMGHWALGSLACDLWLALDYVASNASVMNLLVISFDRYFSITRPLTYRAKRTPKRAGIMIGLAWLISFILWAPAILCWQYLVGERTVPPGECQIQFLSEPTITFGTAIAAFYIPVSVMTILYCRIYRETERRTKDLAELQGSVSVAEFETNKSTRKTLLKSCFSCQQPTLTKRERCQASWSSSSRSTSATGKPSQPTGTNSDWAKEEQLTTCSSYASSEDEEKPTTDPVFRMTYKSQAKESPKEEETKKALVEENPMNDNYKTQKYFLSPTSVRGSKSQKCVAYKFRLVVKANGTQETNNGCHKVKIMPCSVPVSKEPSTKGMDSNLSNQITKKKRMVLVKERKAAQTLSAILLAFIITWTPYNIMVLVSTFCSKCIPVTLWHLGYWLCYVNSTVNPICYALCNKTFRKTFKMLLLCRWKKKKGG; from the coding sequence ATGGAAGAGGATCCTTACCCCAATGAAACCATTGCCAATGGCACTCCGGTAAATCACCAGCCTCTATCAAGACATAGTTTGTGGGAAGTCATCACTATCGCAACAGTGACTGCCATAGTAAGCCTGGGCACCATTGTAGGCAATATCTTGGTCATGTTGTCTTTCAAAGTCAATAGCCAGCTCAAGACAGTCAACAACTATTACCTTCTGAGCTTGGCTTTTGCTGACCTAATCATTGGGATCTTCTCAATGAACCTCTATACCACTTATATCCTCATGGGACACTGGGCTCTAGGAAGCCTGGCCTGTGATCTGTGGCTTGCCCTGGACTATGTGGCAAGCAATGCTTCTGTCATGAACCTTCTGGTGATCAGCTTTGACCGCTACTTCTCTATTACAAGGCCTCTGACCTACAGAGCCAAGCGTACTCCAAAGCGGGCAGGGATCATGATCGGCCTGGCCTGGTTGATCTCCTTTATCCTATGGGCTCCAGCTATTCTCTGTTGGCAGTATTTAGTTGGGGAGAGAACAGTCCCACCAGGAGAGTGTCAAATTCAGTTCCTCTCTGAGCCCACCATCACCTTTGGCACTGCCATCGCTGCTTTCTATATCCCAGTGTCTGTCATGACTATCCTGTATTGCCGCATCTATCGGGAAACTGAAAGGCGCACCAAGGACCTGGCTGAGCTCCAGGGTTCTGTTTCTGTGGCTGAGTTTGAGACAAACAAGTCTACTCGGAAGACCCTACTTAAGTCCTGCTTCAGCTGCCAACAACCCACCCTGACCAAGAGGGAGAGATGCCAGGCATCCTGGTCATCCTCAAGCAGGAGTACCTCTGCCACTGGGAAGCCTTCCCAACCCACTGGTACAAACAGTGACTGGGCCAAAGAAGAACAGCTTACCACTTGTAGCAGTTATGCGTCCTCAGAGGATGAGGAGAAGCCCACCACTGACCCAGTCTTCCGAATGACTTACAAGAGCCAGGCAAAGGAAAGTCCAAAGGAGGAAGAAACCAAAAAAGCTCTTGTGGAAGAAAATCCTATGAATGATAACTATAAGACACAGAAATACTTCCTGTCTCCAACCTCTGTCCGTGGGTCCAAGAGTCAAAAATGTGTGGCATACAAATTCCGGTTGGTAGTAAAGGCCAATGGGACCCAGGAGACCAACAATGGCTGTCATAAGGTGAAAATCATGCCTTGCTCAGTCCCTGTATCCAAGGAACCTTCCACAAAAGGCATGGATTCCAACCTCAGCAACCAAATAACCAAGAAGAAGAGAATGGTCTTGGTGAAAGAGAGGAAAGCAGCCCAGACTCTGAGTGCTATCCTGCTGGCTTTCATCATCACATGGACCCCCTATAACATCATGGTGCTGGTGTCCACCTTCTGTAGCAAGTGCATCCCTGTCACCCTGTGGCACCTGGGCTACTGGCTATGCTATGTGAACAGCACTGTTAACCCCATCTGCTATGCCCTCTGCAATAAAACTTTCAGGAAGACCTTTAAGATGCTCCTCCTCTGTcggtggaagaaaaaaaaaggtggatgA